Proteins encoded within one genomic window of Sphingomonas sp. NBWT7:
- a CDS encoding NADPH-dependent FMN reductase, which yields MSDQILIFYGSYRSDRQGIKLARWLVEAFAARGASAELIDAKAIDLPLLDRMYKEYPSGEAPAKLEALAGKIKAADAFVFVAGEYNWGVQPGLKNLTDHFLEEWFWRPAAIASYSAGRFAGARVGLQWHGTLSEMGMVVISSALAVGGIGHAFDADGKPAGEGGASLARAFPRFADDLAWWTEAARAQRARRDPPY from the coding sequence ATGAGCGACCAGATCCTGATCTTTTACGGTTCGTATCGATCCGATCGGCAGGGGATTAAGCTCGCCCGTTGGTTGGTCGAGGCGTTCGCCGCGCGCGGGGCGAGCGCCGAGCTGATCGACGCGAAGGCGATCGACCTGCCGCTGCTCGACCGCATGTACAAGGAATATCCCAGCGGCGAGGCGCCGGCGAAACTCGAAGCGCTGGCGGGAAAGATCAAGGCGGCCGACGCGTTCGTCTTCGTTGCCGGCGAGTATAATTGGGGCGTCCAGCCCGGGCTCAAGAATCTCACCGATCACTTTTTGGAAGAGTGGTTCTGGCGCCCCGCGGCGATCGCCAGCTACTCGGCGGGGAGGTTCGCCGGCGCGCGCGTCGGGTTGCAGTGGCACGGCACGCTATCCGAAATGGGTATGGTGGTGATATCGAGCGCGCTCGCGGTGGGCGGGATCGGCCATGCCTTTGACGCGGACGGCAAGCCGGCCGGCGAGGGCGGTGCGTCGCTGGCCCGTGCCTTTCCGCGCTTCGCCGACGATCTCGCGTGGTGGACCGAGGCCGCACGCGCGCAGCGCGCCCGGCGCGATCCGCCATATTGA
- a CDS encoding protein-L-isoaspartate O-methyltransferase produces MTTTIERPEDFAAMRIAMVASQLRPNAVSDPRVVAAMADVPRERFVPEAQASVAYRDALLPLGQGRTANLPIATGRLLTEARLQPGDRVLLIGAASGYTAAVLARLVAHVVAVEVDPALAGVAQRTLAGEHRVTVIEGPLERGHAADGPYDVLVIDGAVEAIPSTLVTQVVPGGRIVGGLIERGVTRLAAGRRSEGGFAMIDFADIDCAILPGFAAPPKFTF; encoded by the coding sequence ATGACGACGACGATCGAACGCCCCGAAGATTTCGCTGCGATGCGCATCGCGATGGTGGCCAGCCAGTTGCGCCCCAATGCCGTGTCCGACCCGCGTGTGGTCGCTGCAATGGCGGACGTGCCGCGCGAGCGCTTCGTGCCCGAAGCGCAGGCGAGCGTCGCTTATCGCGACGCGCTGCTGCCGTTGGGGCAGGGGCGGACGGCCAACCTTCCGATCGCGACAGGCCGGCTGCTGACCGAGGCGCGGCTGCAGCCCGGCGATCGCGTGCTGCTGATCGGTGCGGCGAGCGGCTATACCGCCGCGGTGCTGGCGCGGCTCGTCGCGCACGTTGTGGCGGTCGAGGTCGATCCCGCGCTCGCCGGGGTCGCGCAGCGGACGCTGGCCGGGGAACATCGCGTCACCGTCATCGAGGGGCCGCTCGAGCGCGGCCACGCCGCCGACGGGCCGTACGACGTGCTTGTCATCGACGGCGCGGTCGAGGCGATCCCATCGACGCTGGTGACGCAGGTGGTGCCGGGCGGCCGGATCGTCGGCGGGTTGATCGAGCGCGGCGTGACCCGCCTCGCTGCCGGTCGGCGCAGCGAGGGAGGCTTCGCGATGATCGACTTCGCCGATATCGATTGTGCGATCCTGCCCGGCTTCGCCGCCCCGCCCAAGTTCACCTTCTGA